The segment TGTGACCTCAACTTCCTGTGCTCTCGCTATCCATATAGACGTTTTCTACATTGTTATTTGGCTGTATTTAAGATGCTCATAtatgtttgaatttcttttgtgATTAGATGTCAGATATAATTTTTGGAAAGCAAAAGATGCTGCTCATAACCACATTACCTTATTACGGTACTTCAAAATCTCAAAACCTTATTGCATAACATCCCCTTTCCTCTTTCATTTTTGTTTGCTCCAGATGTTAGTGTTAGAGCTGGATTAATGTTGAATGCTATAGAAATAGGCTCCTGCAGCTGGGCATAAGTAGGCAGTCATGTAATCTTACCACGTTGTATTTGCTcacttttaatatttaatcagCCTCCAGTGGATTGAAACCTGATTCTGTTTGAAGGAATGGAATTTCACAGGTGATTCCACCTGCTTGTCACATTGGCCGATGGAGCTGATTATGGTCATACTCTGATGTCTGCCTTTTCCAGACTGACTGTCCCCATAGAAAAGATCACCACATGTGCTAGTCAATTATGAGATGCTCTGCGTCTTTTGGGATTCTTAGAGCTCTGCAGAATGACTGATCAAGGGTGCACTCTAGGGTGTTGTGCTTAATTCATCTTGCAGTGCAGGAGCCATTTCCGCATTTACATCATTATCATGGAAACGCTTCATTTAGACAACCGGTTGCCATCGTggactattaaaaaaaatctattaaagCTAATTTGTTAATATCATGAGAAAAGCATGAGTTATGtaagcaaaaatatatattaagctTGATGTCTGAAAAGTCAGAAagtcagtttttttatttttttattattattattattaaatgggGATGTACAAaagtacatattttaaaaatgaactaGTGTATTGCCTGCCCTGAATGACTAGTCAACTAACAGATTCACCTGACCCCATTTGGATGTGTTTCTTGGGGGGGGATTTTATATAAGACTAACTAAAAGGATTGAAACCAAATGCAGGGAGCTCTAGATGCATTttacagttgtgttgaaacattttaaaaacaaagcatTTGTGGTGAGATGGGAAAAAAACTGTCTGTGTTGCAACACAATTGCCAAAAAATGTCAGTCTGAATAAGTATAGATGATTTAACCTCTTAAACCTGAAGTGTACTGacgtgaaaaaaaaatcttaatcaaATTACTAAGCAACCACTGAAATGAATAACACAATAATAGATTATTATGCAACTCATAACGAGTGCTGAGTAGTCCCTCTAAAATGAGTATACCCCCTGCGGGCACCAACTGGCTATGAAAAgattaataatcatatttttcaaaactactGTCTTGATCAACACAAATTAGgtgtcatttgaaagcttagagtCTGAACTTTATAATGTATCTAGCCAATTTGATTTACTCCATGTAGTGCTGAGTTACTTGCTTTTTTTTGTACTATGTACCGTAATAtgtcaaaaacattatatagCTCAGATGTGTCATATGTCATTTGAAAGATCTCACGGAGTAGAATACAAAAAGCATAATTGTTTTGGGCTTTGACTGGAGTGTTTGTACGTGAAGCCTCGCAAGACctatatgtaaataatatatgGATAAGGCATTTGTCACATTTTTGCTCGTAACTTCATGAAACATGCTCCAATTGTGGAAAATCAACATTATTTACAGCAGATTCTCACGATTAAAATGAGTCAAATCAACAATTCAGTCtgttgatcacaagatattccTCACGGAGTTACGGCACATAAAACTCCACAGGCGCACGTGTAGCTATCGATCTTTCACATGGCATTTCCACTTTTAGCTTCGTGTAACATGCAAAGATCATAGAAAATGGATGTTAACGATTGAAGTattccaaaataaacacaatccCTTGCATGGATGACAAGATATTCCTCATGGAGgaacaattttaaaaatgcccatTAGGGGGTGTCAAGGGCTAAACAGAAATGTTCCAaatgctgtaacttttgattacttcatgctatcaccacaaaatttgatCCAGATGCATCTCGCATGTAGAGGAGCttcaccaaaaaatgtcccTCCTACCTTATTTCCTGAGTTATTGCATGTCAGATAAGAAAGATATGTAAAATTATTAAcaaaaacaatgaacaataattaacacaaattaagaaaccttttatattgtctttttatcagcagtttctctgcatgagaatgtccaaatgtaattaattttttttccacctaaaaatgtaaaaaaaagttttctattaAAGAATACTTACCTTTTGACTCTGCTTGCtatagttttggagttatgagtctttacttttgtttgtcattcagaaaaaaaacaactcaaATGCCTTTAGGGCTTAAAGGGGATTTAAACTTTTCAGTGAGTGGTTTAGTGTGAAATTGTGTTGCATGCTGTCAAAATCTTACGATCCTAAGATATCATGTCATCTCTGGCAAGATCTCTGGCAAATGAGAAATGGTATAAATCTTCATTTGTCTTTGTGGAGCTACTGTGACATTCCACTGGCTGACATTGTGCTTTCATTACAGAGGATGCCAGCTCCGATCAGACTGCGGGAGCTGATCCGGACAATCCGGACGGCTCGAACCCAGGCGGAGGAGCGAGAGATGATCCAGAAAGAGTGTGCTGCCATTAGGTCATCCTTTAGAGAAGAGGACAACACATACCGCTGTAGAAATGTGGCTAAGCTGCTTTATATGCACATGTTGGGCTACCCAGCACACTTTGGCCAGGTGAGAAAACAGTGTTTCAGAAATTACAGCGTCATCATTGGAATCTTTAACCAGACATAATTTTGCAGTGTTTGATGGGCAAAATCTCATTTTCAGCTGGAGTGCCTGAAGCTGATTGCATCACAAAAGTTCACAGACAAACGGATAGGATACCTGGGAGCCATGCTGCTCCTGGATGAGAGGCAGGACGTCCATCTCTTAATGACAAACTGCATCAAGAAGTGAGTGAGCAGAGGATCTCATTTTGTCTGGCTGTGTGATTGGTGGGAGTTTAATGTGACCATTGTAGGTGTAAAGTGCAGGATGATTGGAAGCTGCTTCctgattttcatgacattttaaatggcGTCTCTTTCTTTTCCATTTAGTGTCCCTCAAACAGCTTATTTCACATCTTCAGTTCTAAAAAAATCCAAACCAGCGCCCTAAGTTATTATCATTATCTCTTTCTTCAGAACTCAGATTTTACATTGAACATCAAGTGGCAACCCAACGTGATGCCAAAACTGTGGctgaaatataaaaatttacAATTTTGGTTTCAAAACATTTCTTGAATTTGATCGTTTCATGCTCTCAGCAGCCAATAATTCACTGCACAAAACACACGGTAGTTAGCACAACCcatgttttatgcattttgctTTTATCCAGAGGgacttgcattgcattcaaggtGTACTTTTTGATCATTATATGCAGTGCCTGGGAATAAAACCTATGACCTTGGCGTTGCTTGCACCATGCTCCATTGTTTGAACTACGGGGGGAAACAAACCTTGAATAGTTTTTGTCTCATGTTGCCTTGCCTATATAATCTTATTTAAAAATTAGTGACTTTGGTTGCTTAGATGCTGTCATTTCTTACCAGATGAATTTCCACCAAAATTTCATTTGATTGGATGTGTAGCATTTGACATCAAGATATGAGAAGCGTTTTCCCTtcgtttttaaatttaattattttgctgTCCTAACTATTGACAGGTGCATTTATTTgagttgtttgtttttatttcttgcCTTCTGAGACCCATTTTTGAATGGCCAATCTAACTTAAATGATTGTATACATTTCCCCGAGTCCTCGACATCTAATGTTCTCTCTGCAGTGACTTGAACCACAGTACACAGTATGTGCAGGGACTGGCCTTGTGCACCCTGGGCTGCATGGGCTCATCTGAAATGTGCCGTGACTTAGCTGGAGAAGTGGAGAAACTCCTCAAAACGTCAAACTCCTATCTGAGGAAAAAGGTATTTCACACTCCTTCACAGCTGAACATGGACTTCATGTCTAGTTGGATGTTGAGCTCTGAATGTGTGAACAGTTTTGACATGAGCTCTTTGCCCTCAGGCAGCACTGTGTGCGGTTCACGTCATCCGCAAAGTACCAGAGCTGATGGAGATGTTCCTGCCAGCAACAAAAAACCTGCTCAGCGAGAAAAATCATGGTGAGAGCTGTGCTCTTTAACATTTCCCATAGGTCTCAAGAACGTAGAATAATGAATAAACAAATGGATCATCCCTACTAAGCAGTGCATTTTCATCATATATGCCTAAAACGTATTGGATACATTAATGCATGTTGAATTAAAATGACagttttaaagatttaaaacaCATCAGTCCgttttatttaaatgtgataTTGCGCATGTAATAATGTAGTGAATGCTGATTTGAGTGGAAGCTGCCAACTTGTTAAATGGAAAAATTGCCATTTCTGgcaggatttttttaaattaaaatgtttgaagCAAAACTTAcattaaatattgtttaaatttgttATCTTAtcaatttatttagttttagtttttagtttagtATTTAGCTATTTCAGCTGTCCTCAAGATCATTTTTCATTACTTGTCCCTCTCTAACATTCCAAACCATCGTCCACAATGAACAGAATCGAACAAAATTACATacatcagtgttttttttttattttattgtatcaCTCCTATGTTGACACCCTCatgtaaaatgttaagaatCCAGTCAATTTTAATATCTTGTTTATACATTCAGATTTAAGTTATTCTTTTAGattaaacaacaacagcagAATGTCAGTTTGTTGctcatttttatcatgtaaaTGAACCAATTTGAGTTGCTTATCTAATGAAATCTGTAGAATAAAAAATCAGTGTATTGTTCTGTGTTTTCTGCAGGAGTTCTCCACACATCTGTTGTTCTGCTCACTGAAATGTGTGAGCGAAGTCCTGACATGCTCTCTCACTTCAGGAAGGTACGTAGCAAGCGTTCATGCCTTGACCTTCAACAGTCACCTCTAAAACGGTTTATGCACCACATCAGCCACTCTGAGACAAAAACACTCTTATCTGTTGCTGATAGCGTTGACATGACTACTGAAATGAGACTGTAGTCCTTTTACTGAAATCTGGATGCTTGTCCTGGATTTAGCTGCAGGTGTGTTTATCTCACTGGGAGATGAATACGGGTTCTTCCTCTCTGTATATCTGCTTACTCTTCCCACCCCCAGCCTGATCTACTGTGCCAGCACGCCCACCTCTCATGCTCATAACTGTAGCATTATGTTAAGCTCTTCTCTGAAAGTGACTCTTTTTTTCCAATTCCCCCCTAACATCTACTTCAtattttttctgtcatttgtcTTTGTTACAATTCCTGCATTGTGTTAGAATGAAAAGGTAAGAGGACATTCTGGTTTCATAGCTGGTGCATGCtcttaaagaaaacaaaagagtCTCATCCTCATGGTCACTGTAGATGTAGTCCAATTTTTGGTTTTGATGTACtgtttattttgcaattgttgtcatttaagtgttttcttttgtttttatacagGATTATGTAGACCTCATATACATTTTCACTTGTCCTGCGTTTACCTTTTAGATTAATTTTAATGGTTCTCTTTCATACGGTCACTATTGGGTTGTGGTTTTTCCAATATGTACATTATAGCTAGGGCACATATGAAATGGAGACATTTCCCAAATTAATGAGGATTACTTTAATAAACAGAGGAAAAAGTgccaaaaaatgacaaaaaacacagacatgATATCCATGTCTTAAACATCTTAATTAAATGTATAGTGAAACCTATCTATTGGAAGATGATCAACTCAGGGTGCCTACTTGTATTGACACTTACTGACCCTTTTTATGTGCTGTCCTGTTTTAAAATCTCAGTGACCCTGCTGTGACCTCGCTCATACTCCTTCCATTTTTTCTCCCATTGGTTTGTTTTCTAGCTGGTTCCACAACTTGTACGAATCCTGAAGAACCTGATCATGTCAGGCTACTCCCCTGAGCATGACGTGTCCGGCATCAGTGACCCTTTCCTGCAGGTATAGACACATCATCTCCTGTCTATGTAGCTACATTTAAAAGTGCCATAAGTGATGTTGGCTGTTCTGGAACAAATTTGACACGCCCCCTTGTTCGAAAAACCCAGCTTTACAAAGACAGTTTAGAGGAAATTGCGCACTcccatgacaaacactttgctTGTGAAGCTGAGAATGGCacttaaatgattaatttcaaCATGCACTCAACTTCCTGCTTTTCTTATATGCACTGATCTATGCAGAGTGATTGACAGGTAGAAAGTGCCtataagttttgtttttgattaGATGAACCCCCATTTACATAACCTAAGGTAGTCACAGAGTCATGCTTTTCAGTGATATCCGTCATGTAATAAGGATATTTCCTAAGTGccattccataaaaaaaaaaaatctcttacagcacctttaatgttgCCGTCGATGTGAATTACATTCTGTAATGTCTCATTGCCATTTGTTTGGTCAGATGCACAAAATTGATTTTTAGAGTGGttcttaaatggatagttcccccaaaaatgaaaattagcccatgatttactcaccctcaagccatcctaggtgtgtatgaTAATCtactttcagacaaacacaatcgtagttgtgttaaaaaaaatcctggttgtataatggtagtgaacagGGGGTGTGTTTTGAAGCcccaaataaatgcatccatccatcataaaagtaatccttATGGcttcagggggttaataaaggccttctaaagcgaagtgatgggtttttgtaagaaaaatatccatatttaaaaatgtttttaaccgTAATAACTAGCTTCCTGCAGACCACCGTACGCATCGATTTGTGGCAGATGTGTAACCTCTGACCCCATGCAATGATGGATGCGGAAgctcagaggatagagcaaaacaaaacatcggtcatgaattagaagtctaaaataagccattttaaatagaaacgttggaggattttgatataagagaagaggagcttcagtttgttgcacagcctcTCGCGATATTTGTTTAAATCGCGAGAGGCTAAGCTTACATTACTTCTACATCCTGTGTCATACATCGCTTCAAGGGTAATTCATTTGGCGCAGGCCGACTTGCGCAGTATACGTACGGTCATCTcgcggaagctagttattttagattatcaagttttaaatatggatattttttttctaaaaacccattgcttcacttcagaaggcttttatgAACCACCTGGAGTTAACCccgtatggattatatttatgatggatacATTTTGGGGCATCCATCCACCACCCCATTCaataccattataaagcttggaagagccaggatatttttaaatatctccgattgtatttatctgaaagaagatagtcatatacacctaggatggcttgagggtgagtaaatcatgggattatttttgggtaaactatccctttaagtttgcAATCCATTTTTCCCATATGAGGTGATGCCTGTTCTTTTAAACACTAAAGCAATCTGATGAGCTCCTCTGGGCCACTTTGTGTCTCTTTATTTTTAAGGTGCGGATATTGAGGCTATTGAGAATTCTGGGAAAGGGTGATGATGATTCTAGTGAAGCTATGAATGATATTCTTGCACAGGTAAGCAGTATGattagatcgattttagaaccGCATACTTTTACCTTTATTCCTTCTAAAGATTtcacatcaaatattttttttaataggttGCAACGAACACAGAGACGAGTAAAAATGTAGGCAATGCAATCCTCTACGAAACTGTTCTTACTATTATGGACATCAAATCAGAGAGTGGACTAAGGGTGAGTGGACTCAGAAAGTTGATTGACCAAATCTATTATTCAAAGGGTGTCTGCagaaaatgattaatttcttttGTTTATCTTCTTACAGGTTTTAGCAATTAACATTCTGGGACGTTTTCTTCTCAACAATGACAAAAACATCAGGTATGTTTTGTCTTTGACTTTTGACCCAAGTGTGTCATTCAGAAATTGCTGTTCCATGATGAAGATCTTGAGTGATCCATCGACTGAGTGTTACATTGATGATCTCATTGTCTCTGACAACAGCTTTAGTGTGAACTGAAATGGCTCATTTCATGTGCTGTCCACACTAGACTTGATTGTCCAAATGACAGGGCTTTGACATTGTTGCTCTCCCTGATCAGATATGTGGCATTGACGTCTCTACTGAAGACTGTGCAGACAGACCACAATGCTGTGCAGAGACATCGAAGCACTATTGTGGACTGCTTGAAAGACCTTGATGTATCCATTAAAAGGTAGCTTATGTGCAGGCTGTATGGATTTTTATATCAGTTATGGCATAAGAGGATGAGACCTGCTGCTTACACTTGTCCTTTCACAGGCGTGCAATGGAGCTGAGCTTTGCCCTGGTCAACGGCAACAACATCCGGGGCATGATGAAAGAGCTTCTGTATTTCCTGGACTCCTGTGACCCTGATTTCAAAGCAGACTGTGCATCAGGGATCTTCCTGGCTGCTGAGAAGTAAGGCTGTTTGTTGTGAAAACGTAAATCATGTTAGGCAGAAACCATTTGAGAGGAAGCGCCAAAAATTTCCATTTTGAGAGACTGGATTCGCAGCAGTCATGTTGCACGTCCTACTAGCCCTTTTAAAAGTCTGCAGACTGTTGTTAGCGGATTTTGTAAAAGCCTAGTTAAGTGGATCTGATCAAATTCAATAAGCAAGCCCTTGAAAAACAAAGAGGTTTTGCAGAGTTGTTCAAGTGACTCGTGACTGTGTGATGATAAAATGAGTGATCCATCGGCAGAAGCTGACTCtgttgacacttttttttatctgaCAGCACTAAAAGGAGTTTGTTTAGGAGTGTTTAAATGGTTTTACATATGCTTTTTGCTTTAGTGACTTGGTTTAGTATTTTACTGTGTGAGCTATAGTCTACTGGCTTGCAGATATAACTAACACTTGTTTGTTGCAGGTATGCACCCTCCAAAAGATGGCACATAGACACCATTATGAGGGTTTTGACAACGGTAAATATCTCACTctcattttttttacactatAGTCTGGTTGAATTTCCTCTTATCATTAAACTAGATCAGAGAGACccttttttttcattatgatGTACATTCAAGTGAAATggtctattaaaaaaaattatggggACTTGGTTCTATGCTTCGTTTGTTGATTGGATTTTGAGATGTGGGTAAGGTTGGGGTTTAAGAAGgctaaatgattggagaagtctTGCATGcatcaccagagagaagttactagagtttgtagtactcatgcatgttaattCCTCCTATCTTGAAGTATACATTTTGATtgcaattaacataaaaaatttaacataaaaaagatttaatttactttattttgagttcttgcaaatcaaatgagttttttacttataacttgcatttagaaaatagggtgaattttcatttaatgCCGACTTTAAAGTATGTTGTGAAAAAGACTTAATTATATTGACTGTAGACTGTAAAGAATAATACTGTTATCGCTGACAACAGATTTTCGTAATCTTACCCttgttaatttgtttttgacttgggTGTCATGTAATACCCTTGTTCCACCAAAATAGTGTTGAAGCCAATGCTTGGCAGGGGAATCTGCAGACCTCTTTTCAGAATCGGTTTGCATTTCCAGTAACTTGAGACAAATGATGAATATAACCTGCCTATAAGTAAACACACAATATCTTATGAGTTTGAGGACATTTTAACATCGCAAATAATTTAATTCAGTCTAGTTTTGCAGTAGTCTTTCCTGATCGAGTTGCAGTTATTTGTTATAGAAATTATCCTGCACTCTGGCTTGAAGTTACCATTTCCTGGTTCAAAATCAGGGCCATTTGTTCAGGCCCAGAACCACGTTTTCAGAGGTGGAAATGCATGAAATGGCTCCCTTTTGGTGGCAAAGTAGATTAAGATACCCTTCTGATGTACCAATTTGTATCTGCTTTTATAGGCAGGGAGTTATGTCCGGGATGACTCTGTGCCCAACCTCATTCAGCTCATTACAAATAGTGTAGAGATGCATGCCTACACTGTACAGAGACTCTACAAAGCCCTCCTGGATGACATCTCTCAGGTTAGAATCATCTTACCATTGTTTTCTCTTCACTAGACTTTAAACTAATTCCATAGTGCAAAGCATATCATCTGTTAGTTTCTTACAGGAATAAAtcagccaaaaattaaaattctcatgttgttccaaacccgtttAGCTGATTTGGCTTCTCTCAAATGCAAAAGGAGATGTTTGACCAAAAATGTTCATGTGGCCCTTTTCCAATCGCTGTGTAAATGGTATATACATTAGCTTTGTGTGAGCAACAgagtgaaatatatatatatatttttttttaagcttgaaAGCATCAGAACCCATTTAGACTTTGTTTCTTAGCCTCGTTCTAATGTTAATGAATTGAGTATTTTAAATGAGCAACAATGTGCCAGAGGTTAGTCATATTCATAAAACATGCCCAAACCATCTCTATATAATGGCTTTCTGCACAGCCTTTCTTTTACAGCCTTTAGTCAATCTCAGAAAAAATATGATGCTCTCTAAAGACACTCATCTGAGAGCACTTGCAGCAAGCTCTTTGAGCACTGCCATCCTCAACTAGTTCAAACACAATAAATGCCTTTTATACAGACTGGGTTTACAAACCTCTCATTAGCCAGCTGTACATATGTGGATCTGTGTTGGTAAAAATCAgtgtgaactttttttgtgtgttccacagaagtcaGTCTTGCAGGTTTGGATGATTAAATAACAGAATTATGTCTGTGTGAACTAACTCAAACTTTCCTTCTTATAGCAACCTCTAGTACAGGTGGCATCCTGGTGTATAGGAGAGTATGGAGACCTTTTGGTCTCAGGCCAGTGTGAGGAAGAGGAACCTATTCAGGTAAATGCCTCCGTGGGCCCTTCAAACTACACAtgcacagttattttaaaggcAGAACAATTGTATCATTCTTATTTCATCTCACAGGTTACTGAGGATGAGGTTCTGGATGTTTTAGAAGGTCTCCTAGTTTCCAACTTGTCCACCCCTGTAACGAGAGGTTATTCCCTTACTGCTATCATGAAGCTGTCCACCCGTTTCAGCAGTGTGAAGTAAGCATAACTGTTCAGAGTCACTTTTGATACAAAGATATATTTTCTTGAAATGAGTTTGTGTCCCCAGACGGATGAGGGGCTAATCttccatttattttcatttcccCTGCAGTCGAATCAAAAAAGTGGTGTCGATATATGGCAGCAGCATAGATGTGGAGCTGCAGCAGAGAGCTGTGGAATATAACGCACTTTTCAAAAAATATGATCACATGAGGTAAAAGATCAGGACTCGTGTTTTTCTCAATTTCAACAGCCATTCACTTTTTGTACTTGATGGTTCACTCCTAGCTCTAGTTTCTTGTCCTTaccctttctctttctctttcccaTGAAGACCTGCATTACTAGAACGAATGCCTATCATGGAGAAAACAGCCTCTAACGGCCCAGCAGATATTGTGCAGACCAATGGGGAAACGGAATCAACCATACTGGACACAAAACATCTGCCCAACATTACTCAACCAGCTAGTCAGGTGACTGTTCTAGAGCAAGGTTTCTCAGTCTAACCCAATGCACATTTTAGGCATCTCAATAATCTGACAGCGAACTCTGAATGTGTAGTTCCTTTATACACATGCAAAAACAGAATGTGAAATGAGTAGATACTTAAAACCCAGTATACTTGACACATAATTTCTTGGCTATTTCATTATGCCATGGGAGATGAGGGGTTGTCAgattagaaagaaagaaaaaagggaGAGCGCTGTGAGCAGGGCAGCTCAAATGTAAGCATCGTAGGCATCAAGAACGTCGTTCTTCATGGTTAAATTCTACTTCCTGAACTATAGCTgagtaaattatttttcttgtcGTTAGTATGTTATGGGTCAAAAGGCTGACAACACAATGTTCCCTCCCAAAGAAAGTGACATCAGGGCTTTTAAGATGTGCCTGGATTCAACTGTACTAATCCAGATGGACTTGTCATTACCATGCAGGAACCAACCTGCACCATCCCTTGACACGAACACTTCTAAATCAAAAGAGAGAAAGATAGAAATGCAAAACAAAGGGTTGTAACATGCAAACTCAGTAAATTCAAGAGAGGTACTGTGATAGGATGCGCCCTTTGCAATAAGTCAGTTTGTGAAATTTCATCCCGGTTagattccacggtcaactgtaaGTGGTATTATTGGAAAGTTGAAGTGTTGAAGTGAAGTTGTAGTGTTTAGGAATAGCAGCAACTTGGCCAAAAAGCGGAAGACCACGTAAAATCACAAAGCCGAGGAGCATGGTGTGTAAAAGTCACCAACACTCTGCTGATTGAATAGCCGAAGAGTTCCAAACATCCACCGCCATTAATATCAGCACGAAAACTGTGTGACgggagcttcatggaatgggtttccatggccgagcagctgcgtGCAAGCCTCACATCACAAAGTTAAGCGTCGG is part of the Chanodichthys erythropterus isolate Z2021 chromosome 11, ASM2448905v1, whole genome shotgun sequence genome and harbors:
- the ap1g1 gene encoding AP-1 complex subunit gamma-1 isoform X2, with amino-acid sequence MPAPIRLRELIRTIRTARTQAEEREMIQKECAAIRSSFREEDNTYRCRNVAKLLYMHMLGYPAHFGQLECLKLIASQKFTDKRIGYLGAMLLLDERQDVHLLMTNCIKNDLNHSTQYVQGLALCTLGCMGSSEMCRDLAGEVEKLLKTSNSYLRKKAALCAVHVIRKVPELMEMFLPATKNLLSEKNHGVLHTSVVLLTEMCERSPDMLSHFRKLVPQLVRILKNLIMSGYSPEHDVSGISDPFLQVRILRLLRILGKGDDDSSEAMNDILAQVATNTETSKNVGNAILYETVLTIMDIKSESGLRVLAINILGRFLLNNDKNIRYVALTSLLKTVQTDHNAVQRHRSTIVDCLKDLDVSIKRRAMELSFALVNGNNIRGMMKELLYFLDSCDPDFKADCASGIFLAAEKYAPSKRWHIDTIMRVLTTAGSYVRDDSVPNLIQLITNSVEMHAYTVQRLYKALLDDISQQPLVQVASWCIGEYGDLLVSGQCEEEEPIQVTEDEVLDVLEGLLVSNLSTPVTRGYSLTAIMKLSTRFSSVNRIKKVVSIYGSSIDVELQQRAVEYNALFKKYDHMRPALLERMPIMEKTASNGPADIVQTNGETESTILDTKHLPNITQPASQANDLLDLLGGNDVVPVIQTTVPTKPASAGGELLDLLGDLSLTGGPTPTPAPSVPMSQPPFLLDGLTSQPLFNDIAAGIPPMTAYNKNGLKIEFTFERSNPNPNIAVITIHATNSTEADMTDFVFQAAVPKTFQLQLLSPSSNVVPALNQGSVTQVIRVLNPQKLRMRIKLTYTHKGSPVQDLAEVNNFPPQSWQ
- the ap1g1 gene encoding AP-1 complex subunit gamma-1 isoform X1; this encodes MPAPIRLRELIRTIRTARTQAEEREMIQKECAAIRSSFREEDNTYRCRNVAKLLYMHMLGYPAHFGQLECLKLIASQKFTDKRIGYLGAMLLLDERQDVHLLMTNCIKNDLNHSTQYVQGLALCTLGCMGSSEMCRDLAGEVEKLLKTSNSYLRKKAALCAVHVIRKVPELMEMFLPATKNLLSEKNHGVLHTSVVLLTEMCERSPDMLSHFRKLVPQLVRILKNLIMSGYSPEHDVSGISDPFLQVRILRLLRILGKGDDDSSEAMNDILAQVATNTETSKNVGNAILYETVLTIMDIKSESGLRVLAINILGRFLLNNDKNIRYVALTSLLKTVQTDHNAVQRHRSTIVDCLKDLDVSIKRRAMELSFALVNGNNIRGMMKELLYFLDSCDPDFKADCASGIFLAAEKYAPSKRWHIDTIMRVLTTAGSYVRDDSVPNLIQLITNSVEMHAYTVQRLYKALLDDISQQPLVQVASWCIGEYGDLLVSGQCEEEEPIQVTEDEVLDVLEGLLVSNLSTPVTRGYSLTAIMKLSTRFSSVNRIKKVVSIYGSSIDVELQQRAVEYNALFKKYDHMRPALLERMPIMEKTASNGPADIVQTNGETESTILDTKHLPNITQPASQANDLLDLLGGNDVVPVIQTTVPTKPASAGGELLDLLGDLSLTGGPTPTPAPSVPMSQPPFLLDGLTSQPLFNDIAAGIPPMTAYNKNGLKIEFTFERSNPNPNIAVITIHATNSTEADMTDFVFQAAVPKTFQLQLLSPSSNVVPALNQGSVTQVIRVLNPQKQQLRMRIKLTYTHKGSPVQDLAEVNNFPPQSWQ